In a single window of the Anguilla rostrata isolate EN2019 chromosome 6, ASM1855537v3, whole genome shotgun sequence genome:
- the frk gene encoding tyrosine-protein kinase SRK2 — protein MDVREWCATCILTVFPCLKTSASDNEGVGHEKRDIVIIRNPHAEEAPTRPLPPVPPKDSGSIYTALYDYTARTENDLSFRAGDKLEALDKSAGEWWLARALTGISANEKGYIPANYVAPVESLDAEPWFFPDTKRLDAEKMLLSEGNQHGAFLIRQCESQKGELSLSVLDNGKVKHYKLRKLDGGGYYVSRTKCFQTLKELVENYSKNEDGLCVRLGEPCKKLEAPQTHGLSYDTVDQWEIDRASIQLMRKLGAGQFGEVHEGLWNGTTAVAVKTLKPGTMDPQDFLREAQMMKTLRHPKLIQLYAVCTLQEPIYIITELMRNGSLLDYLQKDKGAKLRHPDLLEMAAQVAAGMAYLEQQNYIHRDLAARNVLVGESNTCKVADFGLARVFMMDNENVYEAKEGTKFPVKWTAPEAIHGHKFSIKSDVWSFGILLYEIITFGQMPYPTMTNNQVVQKLSTGYRMSCPSNCPAVLYNIMMECWKENEQERPTFETLQWKLEDFFDLDVSSYDNSRSH, from the exons ATGGACGTCAGGGAATGGTGCGCCACATGTATTCTGACTGTTTTCCCGTGCCTAAAAACTTCAGCCTCTGACAACGAGGGGGTCGGTCATGAGAAGCGAGACATTGTGATCATTAGAAATCCCCATGCGGAGGAGGCACCTACACGGCCACTGCCGCCGGTGCCCCCAAAGGACTCGGGATCAATCTACACCGCATTGTACGACTACACTGCTCGGACTGAGAATGATTTGAGTTTTAGGGCCGGGGACAAGCTCGaagctctggataaaagtgccGGTGAATGGTGGTTAGCCAGAGCACTCACTGGAATCTCTGCCAACGAAAAGGGATACATTCCGGCGAATTATGTGGCACCCGTGGAGAGTTTGGACGCCGAGCC ATGGTTTTTTCCCGACACAAAGAGATTGGATGCGGAGAAGATGCTGCTTTCTGAAGGAAACCAGCACGGAGCTTTTCTCATCAGGCAGTGTGAAAGCCAGAAAGGGGAGCTATCTCTCTCAG TATTGGACAATGGAAAGGTTAAACATTACAAACTGCGGAAACTTGACGGAGGAGGTTATTATGTCTCccgaacaaaatgttttcagactCTAAAGGAACTTGTAGAGAACTATTCCAAAAACGAAGATGGCCTATGCGTGCGTCTTGGTGAACCTTGTAAGAAg CTGGAGGCCCCACAGACCCACGGCCTGTCCTACGACACAGTGGACCAGTGGGAGATCGACCGCGCCTCCATCCAGCTGATGAGGAAGCTGGGAGCCGGGCAGTTCGGCGAGGTGCACGAGGGCCTGTGGAACGGCACCACCGCCGTGGCGGTGAAAACCCTGAAACCCG gtACAATGGACCCTCAAGACTTCCTCAGGGAGGCTCAGATGATGAAGACGCTGCGTCACCCCAAACTGATCCAGCTGTACGCCGTCTGCACACTGCAGGAGCCCATCTACATCATCACCGAGCTCATGAGGAACGGAAGCCTGCTTGATTACCTCCAGA AAGACAAAGGAGCCAAGCTGCGCCACCCAGACCTACTAGAAATGGCCGCCCAAGTGGCTGCTGGGATGGCATACCTAGAGCAGCAGAACTACATCCACCGAGACCTGGCGGCCAGGAACGTGCTGGTCGGGGAGAGCAACACCTGCAAGGTGGCCGACTTCGGCCTGGCCAGAGTCTTCATG ATGGATAATGAAAACGTGTATGAAGCCAAAGAAGGGACCAAGTTCCCCGTGAAGTGGACGGCGCCTGAGGCCATCCACGGCCACAAGTTCAGCATCAAGTCTGACGTGTGGTCCTTCGGCATCCTCCTGTACGAAATCATAACCTTTGGACAGATGCCCTATCCAA CCATGACCAACAACCAGGTGGTGCAGAAGCTGTCCACCGGGTACCGGATGTCCTGTCCGTCAAACTGCCCCGCCGTGCTGTACAACATCATGATGGAATGCTGGAAGGAGAACGAGCAGGAGAGGCCCACGTTTGAGACCCTGCAGTGGAAGCTCGAGGACTTCTTTGACTTGGACGTGTCGTCTTACGACAATTCGAGAAGCCATTAG